The following proteins are encoded in a genomic region of Amphiura filiformis chromosome 18, Afil_fr2py, whole genome shotgun sequence:
- the LOC140139473 gene encoding uncharacterized protein, with protein sequence MSGNTRSWRYTVYFVLVLIFGLTMSTRSVFGLTSTECPTNWSYYNQHCYILRDDTMVRQEAREACLQMDADLVVIDDGEENEFVTTLLPRFARTAYWIGLGSSTNMPDEYIWVDGTVARNADENNIAFTNWQPREPSSSNENCVLITTEGYWVQYSRGGWNDEDCEMGFGYICERMTLQNDVTTHYAIHDTITWSTDDFSTESRTTIIRSGQTSGNLQIIIPVCVVGGALLIGITMLCYYIRKRSSTASTAGHNPQATYTGSTLQLSNTNSRQTAGNQSTRTNTDSSGYQIPKLTDGSDVVYENQSAPSYDNLMMPELNRGSALSNVYENPDML encoded by the exons ATGTCTGGAAATACAAGATCTTGGCGCTATACCGTTTACTTTGTTCTTGTGTTGATATTTGGTTTGACCATGTCGACAAGGAGTGTTTTTGGTTTGACATCAACCG AATGCCCAACAAACTGGAGTTATTACAACCAACATTGTTATATACTGCGTGATGACACAATGGTGAGACAAGAGGCGAGAGAAGCGTGTTTACAAATGGATGCAGATCTTGTTGTTATCGACGATGGGGAGGAAAAT GAATTCGTAACCACTTTGTTGCCAAGATTTGCACGAACAGCATACTGGATAGGTTTGGGGTCAAGTACTAACATGCCAGATGAATATATTTGGGTCGACGGAACGGTTGCCAGGAACGCTGATGAGAACAACATAGCATTTAC CAACTGGCAGCCAAGGGAACCGAGTTCTTCAAACGAAAACTGTGTATTAATAACAACCGAGGGTTACTGGGTGCAATACTCACGAGGTGGATGGAACGACGAAGATTGTGAAATGGGTTTTGGCTATATCTGTGAAAGAATGA CATTACAAAATGATGTCACTACCCATTACGCAATTCATGATACAATTACATGGTCAACTGATGATTTCTCTACGGAAAGTCGTACAACGATAATAAGATCAGGTCAGACATCAG GTAATCTACAGATTATAATTCCAGTATGTGTAGTTGGAGGCGCTCTCCTGATTGGGATAACAATGCTCTGTTATTACATCAG AAAAAGGTCTTCTACAGCATCAACAGCTGGACACAATCCACAAGCAACTTACACAGGATCAACATTACAATTGTCAAACACCAATAGTCGTCAAACagctggcaaccaatcaactcgTACAAATACCGATTCATCTGGGTACCAAATCCCCAAACTTACAGATGGCAGCGATGTCGTTTACGAAAACCAAAGTGCACCCTCTTACGATAATTTGATGATGCCTGAATTGAATCGAGGATCAGCGCTAAGCAATGTATATGAAAATCCGGATATGCTGTAG